In Drosophila simulans strain w501 chromosome 3R, Prin_Dsim_3.1, whole genome shotgun sequence, a single window of DNA contains:
- the LOC6727135 gene encoding uncharacterized protein LOC6727135 isoform X10, whose product MIGSFWNLCRACPSMPVDKQLHSEYRSTYRWHEFTGNSRPEVVRRAPAPNPSQFVGATNEPPLPRRKKCPELAYKSHEFIIGSEYTDGRRDASAHRLARSEERGGTPSRRSKSEGPPVVPNGRAYPIATEIDGTTRKQAGESNGLLKKTINKLSTEYRLQFVWPTVRRIKGGGEATSRAAAGDYPRKSISLGALRSGGQGHSHSHTQNQNQSQSQGLTQAQNGHTHHTMMGGGAGLPTVHKKRTTNQKEATLHELEPLVSDTDDRKTHEKQVTIVERKITSRPFSQAIDQERLNHFITKKENFGFADAAVAAAALKDEVDNRQQAGESGQVVVMNGSAPPHSKPNLDLWFKEMVELRKKAGEYKCRGWGIEIDPELYKKQKDLWDQVSKRSSLSALSLASSVHRPITKEEKEQENNKKSTPLQKAQKPRAPGQAFLIDNKDEISALPARFSNIRHHLERTTGPDVEEGALLPSPTREKLMPAITKRESESQRGSPKKTALSRHGSPQKGSPQKGSPKKVLKTRSQSAGPGVAENESPKRQIRSASQAPSSRKKTPTTGSGSERKARPYEGEDGRETAISISSCSPQPPVPEVPEEPLVKSPPEPTRVKSPEQIIMRSPDPVNWTVPLDTGKTFTVTQNVKDGENYSRPQSEIKASTPVEKPPPPPQSAPPQLTEQAKMDAWKSCSPTTSAAIYGKTLTPHATPTGQPGGAVRCTVAQDEPPQQPDPAMSSSSSTGTASTARTTAAEVLEKARDRFDRFWGSSSASKEESV is encoded by the exons ATGATTGGCTCATTCTGGAATCTGTGCAGAGCGTGCCCATCAATGCCGGTAGACAAG CAGCTCCACTCGGAGTATCGGAGCACTTATCGCTGGCATGAATTTACGGGCAACTCGCGGCCAGAGGTTGTGCGACGGGCGCCTGCCCCAAACCCAAGTCAATTTGTTG GAGCGACAAATGAGCCGCCATTGCCGCGCCGGAAAAAATGTCCAGAATTAGCATATAAATCGCACGAGTTTATTATAGGATCGGAGTATACAGATGGACGCCGGGATGCCAGTGCACATCGTTTGGCGAGA TCGGAGGAGCGCGGTGGCACACCTTCGCGCCGCAGCAAATCGGAGGGACCACCCGTTGTGCCCAATGGACGTGCGTATCCCATTGCCACGGAGATCGACGGAACCACAAGAAAACAG GCGGGTGAGTCAAATGGGCTATTGAAAAAGACCATCAATAAGTTGAGCACTGAGTACCGCCTGCAATTCGTCTGGCCCACCGTCCGACGCATAAAGGGCGGCGGCGAGGCGACGTCTAGGGCCGCTGCCGGCGACTATCCGAGAAAGTCCATATCGCTGGGCGCCCTTCGGTCCGGCGGCCAAGGTCACAGTCACAGTCACACCCAAAACCAGAATCAGAGCCAGAGTCAGGGTCTGACCCAAGCCCAGAATGGTCACACACATCACACGATGATGGGTGGCGGTGCGGGCTTGCCGACGGTGCATAAAAAACGAACAACAAATCAGAAAGAAG CTACTCTACATGAGTTGGAGCCCTTGGTTAGCGATACGGATGATAGAAAAACGCACGAGAA ACAAGTGACCATTGTGGAGCGCAAGATCACCTCGCGTCCCTTCTCGCAGGCCATCGACCAAGAGCGCCTGAACCACTTCATCACGAAAAAGGAGAATTTTGGCTTCGCCGATGCCGCCGTGGCCGCCGCGGCCCTCAAGGACGAGGTGGACAACCGGCAGCAGGCCGGCGAATCTGGCCAGGTGGTGGTCATGAACGGCTCCGCCCCGCCGCACTCGAAACCGAATTTGGATTTGTGGTTCAAGGAGATGGTGGAGCTGCGCAAAAAGGCCGGCGAATACAAG TGTCGCGGTTGGGGCATAGAAATTGACCCGGAATTGTATAAGAAACAGAAGGATCTATGGGATCAGGTTTCAAAGCGCAGCTCACTTTCGGCACTTTCCCTAGCCTCTTCTGTTCATAG ACCCATTACAAAGGAGGAGAAGGAACAGGAGAACAATAAGAAGTCCACGCCATTGCAGAAGGCCCAGAAGCCGCGTGCTCCTGGCCAAGCCTTTCTGATTGATAATAAGGATGAGATTTCAGCACTGCCAGCACGCTTTAGCAATATACGCCATCACCTTGAACGCACCACAGGTCCGG ATGTGGAAGAGGGAGCTTTGTTGCCCTCGCCCACGCGCGAGAAGCTGATGCCGGCTATTACCAAGCGGGAATCGGAATCTCAGCGAGGAAGTCCCAAGAAGACCGCCTTGTCCAGGCACGGATCGCCCCAGAAGGGTAGTCCTCAAAAGGGCAGCCCCAAGAAGGTCCTTAAAA CCCGGTCGCAATCGGCGGGTCCGGGCGTTGCTGAGAATGAGTCACCGAAGCGGCAGATCCGGTCGGCGAGTCAGGCGCCCAGCAGCCGTAAAAAGACGCCGACAACCGGAAGCGGAAGCGAACGCAAGGCACGCCCAT ACGAAGGCGAGGATGGTCGTGAGactgccatttccatttccagctGCAGTCCCCAGCCTCCGGTGCCGGAGGTGCCCGAGGAGCCCCTGGTGAAGTCGCCACCAGAACCGACCCGGGTCAAGTCCCCGGAGCAGATCATAATGCGCTCTCCCGATCCAGTCAACTGGACGGTGCCCCTGGACACTGGCAAAACCTTCACGGTGACGCAGAATGTCAAAGATG GGGAGAACTACAGCCGACCTCAGAGCGAGATTAAAGCGTCGACACCGGTGGAGAAGCCCCCACCGCCACCACAATCGGCTCCGCCACAACTAACCGAACAGGCTAAGATGGACG CCTGGAAGTCCTGCAGTCCGACCACCAGTGCCGCGATCTACGGCAAAACGCTGACGCCCCATGCCACACCCACCGGCCAGCCGGGCGGGGCGGTGCGCTGCACTGTCGCCCAGGATGAGCCGCCTCAGCAGCCGGATCCTGCgatgtcgtcctcctcgtcgacGGGCACTGCCTCCACCGCCCGGACAACTGCCGCCGAGGTCCTGGAGAAGGCTCGCGACCGATTCGATCGATTctggggcagcagcagcgccagcaagGAGGAGAGCGTCTAG
- the LOC6727135 gene encoding uncharacterized protein LOC6727135 isoform X11 encodes MIGSFWNLCRACPSMPVDKQLHSEYRSTYRWHEFTGNSRPEVVRRAPAPNPSQFVGATNEPPLPRRKKCPELAYKSHEFIIGSEYTDGRRDASAHRLARSEERGGTPSRRSKSEGPPVVPNGRAYPIATEIDGTTRKQAGESNGLLKKTINKLSTEYRLQFVWPTVRRIKGGGEATSRAAAGDYPRKSISLGALRSGGQGHSHSHTQNQNQSQSQGLTQAQNGHTHHTMMGGGAGLPTVHKKRTTNQKEATLHELEPLVSDTDDRKTHEKQVTIVERKITSRPFSQAIDQERLNHFITKKENFGFADAAVAAAALKDEVDNRQQAGESGQVVVMNGSAPPHSKPNLDLWFKEMVELRKKAGEYKCRGWGIEIDPELYKKQKDLWDQVSKRSSLSALSLASSVHRPITKEEKEQENNKKSTPLQKAQKPRAPGQAFLIDNKDEISALPARFSNIRHHLERTTGPDVEEGALLPSPTREKLMPAITKRESESQRGSPKKTALSRHGSPQKGSPQKGSPKKVLKNEGEDGRETAISISSCSPQPPVPEVPEEPLVKSPPEPTRVKSPEQIIMRSPDPVNWTVPLDTGKTFTVTQNVKDGENYSRPQSEIKASTPVEKPPPPPQSAPPQLTEQAKMDAWKSCSPTTSAAIYGKTLTPHATPTGQPGGAVRCTVAQDEPPQQPDPAMSSSSSTGTASTARTTAAEVLEKARDRFDRFWGSSSASKEESV; translated from the exons ATGATTGGCTCATTCTGGAATCTGTGCAGAGCGTGCCCATCAATGCCGGTAGACAAG CAGCTCCACTCGGAGTATCGGAGCACTTATCGCTGGCATGAATTTACGGGCAACTCGCGGCCAGAGGTTGTGCGACGGGCGCCTGCCCCAAACCCAAGTCAATTTGTTG GAGCGACAAATGAGCCGCCATTGCCGCGCCGGAAAAAATGTCCAGAATTAGCATATAAATCGCACGAGTTTATTATAGGATCGGAGTATACAGATGGACGCCGGGATGCCAGTGCACATCGTTTGGCGAGA TCGGAGGAGCGCGGTGGCACACCTTCGCGCCGCAGCAAATCGGAGGGACCACCCGTTGTGCCCAATGGACGTGCGTATCCCATTGCCACGGAGATCGACGGAACCACAAGAAAACAG GCGGGTGAGTCAAATGGGCTATTGAAAAAGACCATCAATAAGTTGAGCACTGAGTACCGCCTGCAATTCGTCTGGCCCACCGTCCGACGCATAAAGGGCGGCGGCGAGGCGACGTCTAGGGCCGCTGCCGGCGACTATCCGAGAAAGTCCATATCGCTGGGCGCCCTTCGGTCCGGCGGCCAAGGTCACAGTCACAGTCACACCCAAAACCAGAATCAGAGCCAGAGTCAGGGTCTGACCCAAGCCCAGAATGGTCACACACATCACACGATGATGGGTGGCGGTGCGGGCTTGCCGACGGTGCATAAAAAACGAACAACAAATCAGAAAGAAG CTACTCTACATGAGTTGGAGCCCTTGGTTAGCGATACGGATGATAGAAAAACGCACGAGAA ACAAGTGACCATTGTGGAGCGCAAGATCACCTCGCGTCCCTTCTCGCAGGCCATCGACCAAGAGCGCCTGAACCACTTCATCACGAAAAAGGAGAATTTTGGCTTCGCCGATGCCGCCGTGGCCGCCGCGGCCCTCAAGGACGAGGTGGACAACCGGCAGCAGGCCGGCGAATCTGGCCAGGTGGTGGTCATGAACGGCTCCGCCCCGCCGCACTCGAAACCGAATTTGGATTTGTGGTTCAAGGAGATGGTGGAGCTGCGCAAAAAGGCCGGCGAATACAAG TGTCGCGGTTGGGGCATAGAAATTGACCCGGAATTGTATAAGAAACAGAAGGATCTATGGGATCAGGTTTCAAAGCGCAGCTCACTTTCGGCACTTTCCCTAGCCTCTTCTGTTCATAG ACCCATTACAAAGGAGGAGAAGGAACAGGAGAACAATAAGAAGTCCACGCCATTGCAGAAGGCCCAGAAGCCGCGTGCTCCTGGCCAAGCCTTTCTGATTGATAATAAGGATGAGATTTCAGCACTGCCAGCACGCTTTAGCAATATACGCCATCACCTTGAACGCACCACAGGTCCGG ATGTGGAAGAGGGAGCTTTGTTGCCCTCGCCCACGCGCGAGAAGCTGATGCCGGCTATTACCAAGCGGGAATCGGAATCTCAGCGAGGAAGTCCCAAGAAGACCGCCTTGTCCAGGCACGGATCGCCCCAGAAGGGTAGTCCTCAAAAGGGCAGCCCCAAGAAGGTCCTTAAAA ACGAAGGCGAGGATGGTCGTGAGactgccatttccatttccagctGCAGTCCCCAGCCTCCGGTGCCGGAGGTGCCCGAGGAGCCCCTGGTGAAGTCGCCACCAGAACCGACCCGGGTCAAGTCCCCGGAGCAGATCATAATGCGCTCTCCCGATCCAGTCAACTGGACGGTGCCCCTGGACACTGGCAAAACCTTCACGGTGACGCAGAATGTCAAAGATG GGGAGAACTACAGCCGACCTCAGAGCGAGATTAAAGCGTCGACACCGGTGGAGAAGCCCCCACCGCCACCACAATCGGCTCCGCCACAACTAACCGAACAGGCTAAGATGGACG CCTGGAAGTCCTGCAGTCCGACCACCAGTGCCGCGATCTACGGCAAAACGCTGACGCCCCATGCCACACCCACCGGCCAGCCGGGCGGGGCGGTGCGCTGCACTGTCGCCCAGGATGAGCCGCCTCAGCAGCCGGATCCTGCgatgtcgtcctcctcgtcgacGGGCACTGCCTCCACCGCCCGGACAACTGCCGCCGAGGTCCTGGAGAAGGCTCGCGACCGATTCGATCGATTctggggcagcagcagcgccagcaagGAGGAGAGCGTCTAG
- the LOC6727135 gene encoding ataxin-2 homolog isoform X4, translating into MIGSFWNLCRACPSMPVDKQLHSEYRSTYRWHEFTGNSRPEVVRRAPAPNPSQFVGATNEPPLPRRKKCPELAYKSHEFIIGSEYTDGRRDASAHRLARSEERGGTPSRRSKSEGPPVVPNGRAYPIATEIDGTTRKQAGESNGLLKKTINKLSTEYRLQFVWPTVRRIKGGGEATSRAAAGDYPRKSISLGALRSGGQGHSHSHTQNQNQSQSQGLTQAQNGHTHHTMMGGGAGLPTVHKKRTTNQKEATLHELEPLVSDTDDRKTHEKQVTIVERKITSRPFSQAIDQERLNHFITKKENFGFADAAVAAAALKDEVDNRQQAGESGQVVVMNGSAPPHSKPNLDLWFKEMVELRKKAGEYKCRGWGIEIDPELYKKQKDLWDQVSKRSSLSALSLASSVHRPITKEEKEQENNKKSTPLQKAQKPRAPGQAFLIDNKDEISALPARFSNIRHHLERTTGPDVEEGALLPSPTREKLMPAITKRESESQRGSPKKTALSRHGSPQKGSPQKGSPKKVLKTTLSTTFQSRIKSSSLPPPNGRVASAPPATAAAAAAAAAASAAKSALNANQAHANQSQSSHAKSGSISGRISKPSATSAQQQQQQQQQQQMRKKDKDRSNSSCIGSGSHVGAGSGSQANSVKHLQNKQKQQQLQQQQQQKQQQQQQPQQQKQQQKQQQQLDVAAAAATAAAAATSASPQNPTRPATINIKRLTVPGQDRKLAENEGEDGRETAISISSCSPQPPVPEVPEEPLVKSPPEPTRVKSPEQIIMRSPDPVNWTVPLDTGKTFTVTQNVKDGENYSRPQSEIKASTPVEKPPPPPQSAPPQLTEQAKMDAWKSCSPTTSAAIYGKTLTPHATPTGQPGGAVRCTVAQDEPPQQPDPAMSSSSSTGTASTARTTAAEVLEKARDRFDRFWGSSSASKEESV; encoded by the exons ATGATTGGCTCATTCTGGAATCTGTGCAGAGCGTGCCCATCAATGCCGGTAGACAAG CAGCTCCACTCGGAGTATCGGAGCACTTATCGCTGGCATGAATTTACGGGCAACTCGCGGCCAGAGGTTGTGCGACGGGCGCCTGCCCCAAACCCAAGTCAATTTGTTG GAGCGACAAATGAGCCGCCATTGCCGCGCCGGAAAAAATGTCCAGAATTAGCATATAAATCGCACGAGTTTATTATAGGATCGGAGTATACAGATGGACGCCGGGATGCCAGTGCACATCGTTTGGCGAGA TCGGAGGAGCGCGGTGGCACACCTTCGCGCCGCAGCAAATCGGAGGGACCACCCGTTGTGCCCAATGGACGTGCGTATCCCATTGCCACGGAGATCGACGGAACCACAAGAAAACAG GCGGGTGAGTCAAATGGGCTATTGAAAAAGACCATCAATAAGTTGAGCACTGAGTACCGCCTGCAATTCGTCTGGCCCACCGTCCGACGCATAAAGGGCGGCGGCGAGGCGACGTCTAGGGCCGCTGCCGGCGACTATCCGAGAAAGTCCATATCGCTGGGCGCCCTTCGGTCCGGCGGCCAAGGTCACAGTCACAGTCACACCCAAAACCAGAATCAGAGCCAGAGTCAGGGTCTGACCCAAGCCCAGAATGGTCACACACATCACACGATGATGGGTGGCGGTGCGGGCTTGCCGACGGTGCATAAAAAACGAACAACAAATCAGAAAGAAG CTACTCTACATGAGTTGGAGCCCTTGGTTAGCGATACGGATGATAGAAAAACGCACGAGAA ACAAGTGACCATTGTGGAGCGCAAGATCACCTCGCGTCCCTTCTCGCAGGCCATCGACCAAGAGCGCCTGAACCACTTCATCACGAAAAAGGAGAATTTTGGCTTCGCCGATGCCGCCGTGGCCGCCGCGGCCCTCAAGGACGAGGTGGACAACCGGCAGCAGGCCGGCGAATCTGGCCAGGTGGTGGTCATGAACGGCTCCGCCCCGCCGCACTCGAAACCGAATTTGGATTTGTGGTTCAAGGAGATGGTGGAGCTGCGCAAAAAGGCCGGCGAATACAAG TGTCGCGGTTGGGGCATAGAAATTGACCCGGAATTGTATAAGAAACAGAAGGATCTATGGGATCAGGTTTCAAAGCGCAGCTCACTTTCGGCACTTTCCCTAGCCTCTTCTGTTCATAG ACCCATTACAAAGGAGGAGAAGGAACAGGAGAACAATAAGAAGTCCACGCCATTGCAGAAGGCCCAGAAGCCGCGTGCTCCTGGCCAAGCCTTTCTGATTGATAATAAGGATGAGATTTCAGCACTGCCAGCACGCTTTAGCAATATACGCCATCACCTTGAACGCACCACAGGTCCGG ATGTGGAAGAGGGAGCTTTGTTGCCCTCGCCCACGCGCGAGAAGCTGATGCCGGCTATTACCAAGCGGGAATCGGAATCTCAGCGAGGAAGTCCCAAGAAGACCGCCTTGTCCAGGCACGGATCGCCCCAGAAGGGTAGTCCTCAAAAGGGCAGCCCCAAGAAGGTCCTTAAAA CCACCCTATCCACAACATTCCAATCCCGCATTAAAAGTAGTTCCTTGCCACCGCCCAACGGTAGAGTAGCCTCAGCGCCGCcagccactgcagcagcagcagcagcagccgcagcagcatcagcagccaaATCAGCATTAAACGCTAATCAGGCTCATGCTAATCAATCACAATCATCACATGCCAAGAGCGGTAGCATCAGCGGCAGAATTTCAAAGCCATCGGCCACATCcgcccaacagcaacaacagcagcaacagcaacagcaaatgcGTAAGAAAGACAAAGATAGATCGAATAGTAGTTGCATTGGCAGTGGTAGTCATGTTGGTGCTGGTAGCGGTAGTCAAGCAAATAGTGTCAAGCATCTGCAGAataagcaaaagcaacaacaactacagcagcaacagcaacaaaagcaacaacaacaacagcaaccgcaacagcaaaagcagcagcaaaaacagcagcagcaactcgatgttgcagcagcagcagcaacagcagcagcagcagcaacatcggcatCTCCCCAAAACCCAACCCGGCCTGCCACCATCAACATCAAACGGCTCACGGTACCAGGTCAGGATAGAAAATTGGCTGAAA ACGAAGGCGAGGATGGTCGTGAGactgccatttccatttccagctGCAGTCCCCAGCCTCCGGTGCCGGAGGTGCCCGAGGAGCCCCTGGTGAAGTCGCCACCAGAACCGACCCGGGTCAAGTCCCCGGAGCAGATCATAATGCGCTCTCCCGATCCAGTCAACTGGACGGTGCCCCTGGACACTGGCAAAACCTTCACGGTGACGCAGAATGTCAAAGATG GGGAGAACTACAGCCGACCTCAGAGCGAGATTAAAGCGTCGACACCGGTGGAGAAGCCCCCACCGCCACCACAATCGGCTCCGCCACAACTAACCGAACAGGCTAAGATGGACG CCTGGAAGTCCTGCAGTCCGACCACCAGTGCCGCGATCTACGGCAAAACGCTGACGCCCCATGCCACACCCACCGGCCAGCCGGGCGGGGCGGTGCGCTGCACTGTCGCCCAGGATGAGCCGCCTCAGCAGCCGGATCCTGCgatgtcgtcctcctcgtcgacGGGCACTGCCTCCACCGCCCGGACAACTGCCGCCGAGGTCCTGGAGAAGGCTCGCGACCGATTCGATCGATTctggggcagcagcagcgccagcaagGAGGAGAGCGTCTAG
- the LOC6727135 gene encoding PHD finger protein rhinoceros isoform X8 has product MIGSFWNLCRACPSMPVDKQLHSEYRSTYRWHEFTGNSRPEVVRRAPAPNPSQFVGATNEPPLPRRKKCPELAYKSHEFIIGSEYTDGRRDASAHRLARSEERGGTPSRRSKSEGPPVVPNGRAYPIATEIDGTTRKQAGESNGLLKKTINKLSTEYRLQFVWPTVRRIKGGGEATSRAAAGDYPRKSISLGALRSGGQGHSHSHTQNQNQSQSQGLTQAQNGHTHHTMMGGGAGLPTVHKKRTTNQKEATLHELEPLVSDTDDRKTHEKQVTIVERKITSRPFSQAIDQERLNHFITKKENFGFADAAVAAAALKDEVDNRQQAGESGQVVVMNGSAPPHSKPNLDLWFKEMVELRKKAGEYKCRGWGIEIDPELYKKQKDLWDQVSKRSSLSALSLASSVHRPITKEEKEQENNKKSTPLQKAQKPRAPGQAFLIDNKDEISALPARFSNIRHHLERTTGPDVEEGALLPSPTREKLMPAITKRESESQRGSPKKTALSRHGSPQKGSPQKGSPKKVLKTRSQSAGPGVAENESPKRQIRSASQAPSSRKKTPTTGSGSERKARPSTLSTTFQSRIKSSSLPPPNGRVASAPPATAAAAAAAAAASAAKSALNANQAHANQSQSSHAKSGSISGRISKPSATSAQQQQQQQQQQQMHEGEDGRETAISISSCSPQPPVPEVPEEPLVKSPPEPTRVKSPEQIIMRSPDPVNWTVPLDTGKTFTVTQNVKDGENYSRPQSEIKASTPVEKPPPPPQSAPPQLTEQAKMDAWKSCSPTTSAAIYGKTLTPHATPTGQPGGAVRCTVAQDEPPQQPDPAMSSSSSTGTASTARTTAAEVLEKARDRFDRFWGSSSASKEESV; this is encoded by the exons ATGATTGGCTCATTCTGGAATCTGTGCAGAGCGTGCCCATCAATGCCGGTAGACAAG CAGCTCCACTCGGAGTATCGGAGCACTTATCGCTGGCATGAATTTACGGGCAACTCGCGGCCAGAGGTTGTGCGACGGGCGCCTGCCCCAAACCCAAGTCAATTTGTTG GAGCGACAAATGAGCCGCCATTGCCGCGCCGGAAAAAATGTCCAGAATTAGCATATAAATCGCACGAGTTTATTATAGGATCGGAGTATACAGATGGACGCCGGGATGCCAGTGCACATCGTTTGGCGAGA TCGGAGGAGCGCGGTGGCACACCTTCGCGCCGCAGCAAATCGGAGGGACCACCCGTTGTGCCCAATGGACGTGCGTATCCCATTGCCACGGAGATCGACGGAACCACAAGAAAACAG GCGGGTGAGTCAAATGGGCTATTGAAAAAGACCATCAATAAGTTGAGCACTGAGTACCGCCTGCAATTCGTCTGGCCCACCGTCCGACGCATAAAGGGCGGCGGCGAGGCGACGTCTAGGGCCGCTGCCGGCGACTATCCGAGAAAGTCCATATCGCTGGGCGCCCTTCGGTCCGGCGGCCAAGGTCACAGTCACAGTCACACCCAAAACCAGAATCAGAGCCAGAGTCAGGGTCTGACCCAAGCCCAGAATGGTCACACACATCACACGATGATGGGTGGCGGTGCGGGCTTGCCGACGGTGCATAAAAAACGAACAACAAATCAGAAAGAAG CTACTCTACATGAGTTGGAGCCCTTGGTTAGCGATACGGATGATAGAAAAACGCACGAGAA ACAAGTGACCATTGTGGAGCGCAAGATCACCTCGCGTCCCTTCTCGCAGGCCATCGACCAAGAGCGCCTGAACCACTTCATCACGAAAAAGGAGAATTTTGGCTTCGCCGATGCCGCCGTGGCCGCCGCGGCCCTCAAGGACGAGGTGGACAACCGGCAGCAGGCCGGCGAATCTGGCCAGGTGGTGGTCATGAACGGCTCCGCCCCGCCGCACTCGAAACCGAATTTGGATTTGTGGTTCAAGGAGATGGTGGAGCTGCGCAAAAAGGCCGGCGAATACAAG TGTCGCGGTTGGGGCATAGAAATTGACCCGGAATTGTATAAGAAACAGAAGGATCTATGGGATCAGGTTTCAAAGCGCAGCTCACTTTCGGCACTTTCCCTAGCCTCTTCTGTTCATAG ACCCATTACAAAGGAGGAGAAGGAACAGGAGAACAATAAGAAGTCCACGCCATTGCAGAAGGCCCAGAAGCCGCGTGCTCCTGGCCAAGCCTTTCTGATTGATAATAAGGATGAGATTTCAGCACTGCCAGCACGCTTTAGCAATATACGCCATCACCTTGAACGCACCACAGGTCCGG ATGTGGAAGAGGGAGCTTTGTTGCCCTCGCCCACGCGCGAGAAGCTGATGCCGGCTATTACCAAGCGGGAATCGGAATCTCAGCGAGGAAGTCCCAAGAAGACCGCCTTGTCCAGGCACGGATCGCCCCAGAAGGGTAGTCCTCAAAAGGGCAGCCCCAAGAAGGTCCTTAAAA CCCGGTCGCAATCGGCGGGTCCGGGCGTTGCTGAGAATGAGTCACCGAAGCGGCAGATCCGGTCGGCGAGTCAGGCGCCCAGCAGCCGTAAAAAGACGCCGACAACCGGAAGCGGAAGCGAACGCAAGGCACGCCCAT CCACCCTATCCACAACATTCCAATCCCGCATTAAAAGTAGTTCCTTGCCACCGCCCAACGGTAGAGTAGCCTCAGCGCCGCcagccactgcagcagcagcagcagcagccgcagcagcatcagcagccaaATCAGCATTAAACGCTAATCAGGCTCATGCTAATCAATCACAATCATCACATGCCAAGAGCGGTAGCATCAGCGGCAGAATTTCAAAGCCATCGGCCACATCcgcccaacagcaacaacagcagcaacagcaacagcaaatgc ACGAAGGCGAGGATGGTCGTGAGactgccatttccatttccagctGCAGTCCCCAGCCTCCGGTGCCGGAGGTGCCCGAGGAGCCCCTGGTGAAGTCGCCACCAGAACCGACCCGGGTCAAGTCCCCGGAGCAGATCATAATGCGCTCTCCCGATCCAGTCAACTGGACGGTGCCCCTGGACACTGGCAAAACCTTCACGGTGACGCAGAATGTCAAAGATG GGGAGAACTACAGCCGACCTCAGAGCGAGATTAAAGCGTCGACACCGGTGGAGAAGCCCCCACCGCCACCACAATCGGCTCCGCCACAACTAACCGAACAGGCTAAGATGGACG CCTGGAAGTCCTGCAGTCCGACCACCAGTGCCGCGATCTACGGCAAAACGCTGACGCCCCATGCCACACCCACCGGCCAGCCGGGCGGGGCGGTGCGCTGCACTGTCGCCCAGGATGAGCCGCCTCAGCAGCCGGATCCTGCgatgtcgtcctcctcgtcgacGGGCACTGCCTCCACCGCCCGGACAACTGCCGCCGAGGTCCTGGAGAAGGCTCGCGACCGATTCGATCGATTctggggcagcagcagcgccagcaagGAGGAGAGCGTCTAG